One Centroberyx gerrardi isolate f3 chromosome 6, fCenGer3.hap1.cur.20231027, whole genome shotgun sequence genomic region harbors:
- the LOC139929308 gene encoding aldehyde dehydrogenase family 3 member A2-like, which translates to MSREQLVVQRARKSFQTGKTKPLEYRIHQLKSLHRFVSERRKDIADAVKKDLHKSEHGTELFETLGLENEINLAVEKLAEWAAPRPVEKNLLTISDEVYVQPEPLGVVLIIGAWNYPWAVTLQPLVGAIAAGNAAVIKPSEVSPHSAKAMEELLPLYLDKDLYPVVTGGVSETQELLKHRFDHVFYTGSSTVGRLVMEAAARHLTPVTLELGGKSPCYIDKNCDLAVACRRITWGKFVNCGQTCIAPDYILCEPCIQSQVVEEISKSIKEFYTDNPKSFEDYGRIINQRHFKRVMALMEGSTVVVGGDSDESQCYIAPTVLKDVTAESKVMQEEIFGPVLPIIAVSGVDEAIQFINEREKPLVIYVFSPDNKLIRRVIAETSSGGLLANDCLVHFTVNTLPFGGVGNSGTGCYHGRHSFDRLSHLRSCLIKKLNMEGVNSMRYPPHTASKLGWARFFILRRVNLGRLGSVAMLAVLAVLAAFVAQRFSQ; encoded by the exons ATGTCTCGAGAGCAGTTGGTGGTGCAGCGGGCGAGGAAGTCCTTCCAGACGGGAAAAACCAAACCTCTGGAATACAGGATCCACCAGCTGAAGAGCCTGCACCGCTTTGTCTCAGAGAGACGCAAGGACATTGCAGATGCCGTCAAAAAGGACCTGCACAAG agtgaACACGGGACGGAGCTGTTTGAGACTCTGGGCCTGGAGAATGAGATCAACCTGGCTGTGGAGAAACTGGCAGAGTGGGCGGCCCCTCGGCCGGTGGAGAAGAACCTCCTCACCATATCGGACGAGGTGTACGTCCAGCCGGAGCCCCTGGGAGTGGTGCTCATCATAGGGGCCTGGAACTACCCCTGGGCCGTCACCCTGCAGCCCCTGGTTGGGGCTATTGCTGCTG GTAATGCAGCGGTAATAAAGCCGTCTGAGGTCAGCCCTCACTCAGCCAAGGCCATGGAGGaacttctccctctctatctagACAAG GACCTGTACCCGGTGGTAACAGGCGGCGTGTCAGAGACCCAGGAGCTGTTGAAGCACAGGTTCGACCACGTCTTCTACACAGGGAGCAGCACAGTGGGCAGACTGGTGATGGAGGCTGCAGCTCGCCACCTCACCCCCGTTAccctggagctgggagggaagAGCCCCTGCTACATCGACAAGAACTGTGACCTCGCTGTCGCGTGTCG TCGTATCACATGGGGGAAATTTGTCAACTGTGGTCAGACATGCATCGCTCCAGACTACATCCTGTGTGAACCCTGCATCCAGAGCCAAGTGGTGGAGGAGATCAGCAAAAGCATCAAG GAATTTTACACAGATAATCCAAAGAGCTTCGAGGACTATGGACGAATTATCAACCAGCGCCACTTTAAGAGGGTCATGGCTCTCATGGAGGGGAGCACAGTAGTCGTTGGCGGAGACAGCGATGAATCCCAGTGCTATATAG CGCCCACCGTGTTGAAGGATGTGACGGCCGAGTCGAAGGTGATGCAGGAGGAGATCTTTGGGCCGGTGCTGCCCATCATCGCAGTGAGCGGCGTGGACGAGGCCATCCAGTTCattaacgagagagagaaaccgcTGGTCATCTACGTCTTCTCCCCTGACAACAAG CTGATCAGAAGGGTGATAGCCGAGACGTCCAGTGGAGGTCTGCTGGCTAATGACTGCCTGGTCCACTTTACCGTCAACACCCTGCCCTTTGGAGGAGTTG GGAACAGCGGTACGGGCTGCTACCACGGCCGCCACAGCTTCGACCGGCTCAGCCACCTGCGCAGCTGCCTGATCAAGAAGCTGAACATGGAGGGGGTCAACAGCATGCGCTACCCCCCCCACACCGCCAGCAAGCTGGGCTGGGCTCGATTCTTCATCCTCAGACGGGTCAACCTGGGCAGGCTGGGCAGTGTGGCGATGCTGGCCGTGTTGGCCGTCTTGGCTGCATTTGTTGCGCAG CGTTTCTCGCAGTGA